A single uncultured Acetobacterium sp. DNA region contains:
- a CDS encoding HAMP domain-containing sensor histidine kinase, translating into MNKSKTSPPKKNKLSQISIKWKIFLFLLGFCGVLLILLWLFQVVFLNSFYKSIKINEIKTTAHAIEETINDENIESIISTLSENNEICIVVLSSSGDVVYSSHVLKGCLIHSKTSFDQKTLPADVTQNDGELYQYYNHEGSSQEGEQDTVSDTPQDGSEPAENKPPIEKEREKDTLIYSKTITDQNGNELTLVLNSLISPVNATVNTLRVQLYYITAFMILFSVILALIIAKWISRPIEAINNSAKMLATGDYSTRFKGTGYKEISELSDTLNYTARELSKVELLRQELIANISHDLRTPLTLISGYAEAMRDLPNENNAENAQIIVDETKRLTTLVNDVMDISKLQTGNININPQPYNLTASLGDSINRMNKLMEIDGYQIDFISDQEITLSADETRISQAFYNLLTNAINYTGADKKITVTQTIFKNPDDALADWVKIEVADTGEGIAEEDLPYIWERYFKVDKTHKRAVTGTGLGLSIVKSILDVHGGTYGVNSKLNEGSVFWFTLKI; encoded by the coding sequence TTGAACAAAAGTAAAACATCCCCCCCTAAAAAAAATAAACTTAGTCAGATCAGCATCAAATGGAAAATTTTTCTTTTCCTGCTTGGCTTTTGCGGTGTCTTGCTGATTTTGCTCTGGCTTTTTCAAGTTGTCTTTTTAAACAGTTTTTATAAAAGCATTAAGATCAACGAAATTAAAACCACGGCGCATGCTATTGAAGAGACCATCAACGATGAAAATATTGAGTCCATTATTTCCACCCTATCCGAAAATAATGAAATTTGCATTGTGGTTTTATCCAGTTCTGGTGATGTCGTTTATTCTTCGCATGTATTAAAAGGATGTCTAATCCACAGCAAAACTTCCTTTGATCAAAAGACACTGCCCGCTGATGTAACTCAAAATGATGGCGAACTGTATCAGTACTATAACCATGAGGGTAGCTCCCAGGAGGGTGAACAAGATACCGTTTCTGATACTCCTCAAGATGGTAGCGAACCAGCTGAGAATAAACCGCCGATAGAAAAAGAAAGAGAAAAAGATACGCTGATTTATTCTAAAACCATCACTGATCAGAATGGCAACGAATTAACCCTGGTGCTTAACTCCTTGATTTCACCAGTTAATGCGACGGTTAATACCCTTCGGGTACAGTTATATTATATAACGGCATTTATGATACTCTTTTCTGTCATCTTGGCTCTAATTATTGCCAAATGGATCTCACGACCGATTGAAGCCATTAATAACAGTGCCAAAATGCTGGCCACCGGAGACTATTCCACCCGCTTTAAGGGCACTGGTTATAAAGAGATTTCCGAACTATCGGATACCCTTAATTATACCGCCCGGGAACTTTCCAAGGTTGAATTGCTGCGACAGGAGTTAATTGCCAACATCTCCCATGATTTGCGTACCCCCCTGACCCTGATCAGCGGTTATGCCGAGGCCATGCGGGATTTACCCAATGAAAACAATGCTGAAAATGCCCAGATCATCGTCGATGAAACAAAACGGCTGACCACCCTTGTCAATGATGTTATGGATATTTCCAAACTACAAACCGGAAACATCAATATCAATCCCCAGCCCTACAACCTGACTGCCAGCCTAGGTGATTCGATTAACCGGATGAATAAACTGATGGAAATAGATGGCTACCAGATTGATTTCATATCTGACCAGGAGATCACGCTTTCCGCTGATGAAACCCGAATTTCACAGGCTTTTTACAACCTGTTAACCAATGCCATCAATTATACCGGTGCGGATAAGAAAATTACCGTCACCCAAACCATCTTCAAAAATCCTGATGACGCTTTAGCGGATTGGGTGAAGATCGAAGTGGCTGATACCGGTGAAGGCATTGCCGAAGAAGACCTGCCATACATTTGGGAACGTTACTTTAAGGTGGATAAAACCCATAAACGAGCGGTCACCGGGACCGGACTGGGTCTATCGATTGTCAAATCGATCCTCGATGTGCACGGTGGTACCTATGGTGTTAATTCAAAGCTTAATGAAGGATCGGTTTTCTGGTTTACCTTGAAAATTTAA
- a CDS encoding response regulator transcription factor translates to MYKILITDDEEKIRALIKKYAIFEGHTAVEASNGMEAVERCRKDTFDLIIMDVMMPELDGFSAVKEIRKTHNTPVLMLSARGEEYDKIHGFELGIDDYVVKPFSPKELMMRVDAIMKRASRDQPQEHDIFQKDGLTADFTARRILIDNENIDMSPKEFDLIFYMIRNKNIALTREKLITEVWGYDFYGDDRTLDTHIKLLRKSLGEYACLITTLRGVGYRFEG, encoded by the coding sequence ATGTATAAAATATTAATAACTGATGATGAAGAAAAAATAAGGGCGTTGATCAAAAAATATGCAATTTTCGAGGGACATACGGCTGTTGAAGCCTCAAATGGCATGGAAGCTGTTGAACGGTGCCGAAAAGACACCTTTGACCTGATTATAATGGATGTGATGATGCCGGAATTGGATGGTTTTTCAGCCGTTAAAGAAATCAGAAAAACTCACAATACACCGGTATTAATGCTCTCTGCCCGAGGTGAAGAATATGATAAAATTCACGGTTTCGAACTGGGAATCGACGATTATGTTGTCAAACCTTTTTCTCCTAAGGAGCTAATGATGCGCGTTGACGCCATCATGAAGCGGGCTTCAAGAGATCAACCCCAGGAGCATGATATCTTTCAGAAGGACGGCCTGACTGCCGACTTTACGGCCAGAAGAATTCTCATCGATAATGAAAACATTGATATGTCACCCAAAGAATTTGATTTGATTTTTTATATGATTCGAAACAAAAATATCGCCCTGACACGAGAGAAACTGATTACTGAAGTTTGGGGCTATGATTTTTATGGGGATGACCGCACCTTGGATACACACATCAAATTACTTAGAAAAAGTCTAGGCGAATACGCCTGTCTGATCACCACCCTACGCGGCGTTGGTTATCGATTTGAAGGTTAA
- a CDS encoding rhodanese-like domain-containing protein: protein MLNLLSRNAGTRNSVKKISSQEAKKRLDANEPIVLLDVREKAEYADRHIPNSINLPLSNIGAVTQVVPDKNETIFVYCLSGGRSANAAAQLVKMGYKNIYNLGGISSWKYETVSGSH from the coding sequence ATGTTAAACTTATTGTCAAGAAATGCAGGAACAAGAAATTCGGTGAAAAAAATATCCTCACAAGAGGCGAAAAAACGCCTGGATGCCAATGAACCGATTGTACTATTGGATGTGAGAGAAAAAGCTGAGTATGCGGATCGACATATTCCCAACAGCATTAATCTGCCTCTAAGCAATATTGGGGCAGTGACCCAAGTCGTACCAGATAAAAATGAGACCATCTTTGTTTATTGTTTAAGCGGGGGCCGATCAGCTAATGCAGCAGCGCAGTTGGTTAAGATGGGCTACAAAAATATCTACAATCTTGGTGGCATCAGCAGTTGGAAATATGAAACCGTCAGTGGCAGTCATTAA
- a CDS encoding ASKHA domain-containing protein, with product MGDRRINSLTRKIFLKISPPGNGDIIGDQERILNALTHKFGTVRFSYRVLKKIYPLCRDANWEISLTLIQNGKYWEIVELEAGDMRHRHLGIAVDLGSTSVAMKIVDLNTGIVLGEDSILNHQIQYGDDILTRIFYTKNRVDHLQEVQAATVDTFNELLDQLGKKARINPRESCIMVVSGNTTMIHFLLGIDPWPVFEYPFAPVFNHTGYLDAQDLGLATSGYLYCMPSVANYLGGDTVSGLLVAGLHEKDELGLFIDIGTNGEMVLGNKDFLFAGAGAAGPALEGGISKNGMKATSGAVDSVVIEDNMFRLTTIGGSKPLGICGSGIVDLIAQMLLGGWIDFSGRFNHEKSERIVKRDGEYGVLYASREESGSGEELLFTQTDMSQFIDTKAAASTMVAYLLERLGMKPMDIDRLYVSGAFGTYINLESAITIGLYPDLPRERYVSLGNSSLNGAYTLLTNEEKMAEVAMLQQRIEYLEFGAATDFISRMYASRFLPHTDFDLYPSVKAALRKQGRLR from the coding sequence ATGGGAGATCGTAGAATTAATTCATTGACCAGGAAGATATTTTTAAAAATTTCACCGCCCGGAAATGGTGATATTATTGGTGATCAGGAACGTATTCTTAACGCATTGACCCATAAATTTGGGACGGTGCGTTTTTCCTATCGTGTTCTTAAAAAAATTTATCCCTTGTGTCGAGACGCCAATTGGGAGATTAGTCTGACCTTAATACAAAATGGAAAATACTGGGAGATTGTCGAACTGGAAGCTGGTGACATGCGCCATCGCCATCTTGGCATTGCCGTGGATTTAGGCAGTACCTCAGTCGCTATGAAAATTGTGGATTTAAATACGGGAATAGTCTTGGGCGAAGACAGTATCTTAAATCATCAGATTCAATATGGTGATGATATTCTCACCCGGATTTTTTACACCAAAAACAGAGTCGATCATCTTCAAGAAGTTCAAGCCGCAACCGTTGATACATTTAATGAACTGCTTGACCAGCTTGGAAAAAAAGCCCGGATTAATCCCCGGGAATCGTGTATTATGGTTGTTTCAGGCAATACCACAATGATCCACTTTTTACTGGGCATTGATCCCTGGCCTGTTTTTGAATATCCCTTTGCCCCGGTGTTTAATCATACCGGTTATCTGGATGCCCAGGATTTAGGCCTGGCCACCAGCGGCTATCTTTATTGCATGCCATCGGTTGCCAACTATTTAGGCGGCGATACGGTCAGCGGATTGTTGGTTGCCGGTCTTCATGAAAAAGATGAACTGGGTTTATTCATTGATATCGGCACTAACGGTGAAATGGTTTTAGGAAATAAAGATTTTCTCTTCGCCGGAGCCGGTGCAGCCGGGCCGGCACTGGAAGGCGGGATCAGCAAAAACGGCATGAAGGCTACCAGCGGTGCCGTGGACAGTGTTGTTATCGAAGATAATATGTTTCGGCTGACAACCATCGGCGGGAGTAAGCCGCTTGGTATTTGTGGATCAGGGATTGTGGATCTGATTGCTCAAATGCTGTTAGGCGGCTGGATTGATTTTTCCGGTCGGTTTAATCATGAGAAATCTGAGCGGATCGTTAAGCGAGATGGCGAATATGGAGTTTTATATGCCAGCCGGGAAGAGTCCGGCAGTGGCGAAGAACTGTTATTCACCCAAACCGATATGAGCCAGTTTATCGATACTAAAGCTGCGGCGAGTACCATGGTGGCCTATCTGCTGGAGCGACTGGGGATGAAACCGATGGATATTGATCGCCTGTATGTTTCCGGCGCTTTTGGCACCTACATCAACCTGGAGTCGGCGATTACCATTGGGCTTTATCCTGATTTACCTAGAGAACGCTATGTTTCATTGGGAAACAGTTCCTTAAATGGCGCCTATACCCTTTTAACGAATGAGGAAAAAATGGCGGAGGTGGCCATGCTTCAGCAAAGAATCGAATATCTGGAATTCGGAGCGGCCACTGATTTTATTTCCCGGATGTACGCCTCCCGGTTTCTACCCCATACCGATTTTGACCTCTATCCTTCGGTTAAGGCGGCACTTAGAAAACAGGGGCGGTTGCGTTAG
- a CDS encoding TrpB-like pyridoxal phosphate-dependent enzyme has protein sequence MEKIPYKIYLSEDEMPKYWFNLRAKMKELPEPFVNPGTGEYCTKEELIPVFCEELVDQELNTTDEYIEIPEEIRDFYKMYRPSPLVRAYCLEKTLDTPAEIYYKYEGTNTSGSHKLNSAAAQAYYAKKQGLTSLTTETGAGQWGTALSMACAYYNLDLSVYMVKVSAEQKPHRRAVMETYGAKVIASPSNTTNAGRKILAETPDTNGSLGCAISEAIEVAVTTDSCKYVLGSVLNHVGLHQSIIGLETKIACDKYDIKPDIIIGCAGGGSNLLGLIAPFMADKIEGKNDIDFVAVEPASCPSLTRGRYALDFGDTGKTTPLIRMYTLGSGFMPSPNHAGGLRYHGMSPIISKLYHDGYIRAKSYTQNEVFEVATQFARIEGILPAPESAHAIKAAIDEAMACKESGEKKIIIFGLTGTGYFDMTAYMNYNAGNMTDYVPTDEDLQKGFDSLPQIEQK, from the coding sequence ATGGAAAAGATACCCTACAAGATTTATTTAAGTGAAGATGAGATGCCCAAATATTGGTTCAATCTCAGAGCCAAAATGAAAGAACTTCCTGAGCCTTTTGTCAATCCCGGAACCGGTGAATACTGCACTAAAGAGGAGCTAATTCCGGTTTTTTGTGAAGAGCTGGTCGACCAGGAACTGAACACTACCGATGAGTACATCGAAATCCCCGAAGAAATCCGGGATTTCTATAAAATGTACCGTCCTTCCCCGCTGGTCCGTGCCTACTGTTTAGAAAAAACGCTGGATACCCCCGCCGAAATCTATTATAAATATGAAGGCACCAATACCTCTGGTTCGCATAAACTGAATTCAGCCGCTGCCCAGGCCTATTATGCTAAAAAACAAGGTTTAACCTCATTAACCACCGAAACCGGTGCCGGACAATGGGGAACCGCCCTTTCGATGGCTTGTGCCTATTACAATCTGGATTTATCGGTTTATATGGTCAAGGTTTCGGCCGAGCAAAAACCCCATCGTCGGGCAGTTATGGAAACCTACGGTGCCAAGGTTATTGCATCCCCTTCCAACACCACCAATGCCGGGCGAAAAATTCTGGCCGAAACACCAGACACCAACGGATCTTTGGGCTGTGCCATCAGTGAAGCCATTGAAGTGGCGGTCACCACTGATAGCTGCAAATATGTCCTGGGCAGTGTCTTAAACCATGTCGGTCTTCATCAGTCGATCATCGGACTGGAAACCAAGATCGCCTGCGATAAATATGATATCAAACCGGATATTATTATTGGCTGCGCCGGCGGCGGATCCAATTTACTGGGTCTGATTGCGCCTTTCATGGCTGACAAAATTGAAGGCAAGAATGACATCGACTTTGTTGCCGTGGAGCCGGCTTCCTGCCCCTCTTTAACCCGGGGACGTTATGCCCTGGATTTTGGTGACACCGGGAAAACAACGCCACTGATTAGAATGTACACCCTCGGTAGTGGCTTTATGCCTTCACCAAATCATGCCGGTGGCTTGCGCTACCATGGGATGAGCCCAATCATTTCCAAGCTTTACCATGACGGTTATATTCGTGCCAAATCCTACACTCAAAATGAAGTCTTTGAGGTAGCCACCCAATTTGCCCGAATCGAAGGGATTTTGCCCGCCCCAGAATCCGCTCATGCCATCAAAGCCGCTATTGACGAGGCGATGGCCTGCAAAGAATCCGGCGAAAAGAAAATCATTATCTTTGGTTTAACCGGTACTGGCTACTTTGACATGACCGCTTACATGAACTACAATGCCGGCAATATGACCGACTATGTCCCCACTGATGAAGATTTACAAAAAGGCTTTGATTCACTTCCCCAAATCGAACAAAAATAG
- a CDS encoding G5 domain-containing protein, which translates to MIEKEHKGLNKRRKSILKIGMATVIITCVIGTASSFVFAKEVKVTVDDTERVLSGGMFQNVGQVLEDNGIELGDDYSVNVDTNSVLFTVDNIEVKSKATGELSFDDKTIVYQTEAETVGDLLKEYNVELKDLDRVEPGKATPLEDVNEIKVIRVQVAELPTRQVITYTTQNKDNPEMEVGKTKVVQVGVNGESSQVERVLYENGVEVKREIIFDEIATAPIPEIVEVGTKAVVATPVPVVATPAVIQTPAAVQAPVVETPVVQAPVVQTPAQTPTTAANTIPEGAVKMTIQCTAYTATGNATASGVMPTANHTVASWSGLPFGTKIYIPAMGTTYTVEDRGGAVTEGIVDIYMNTYEECIQFGRQNLEAYIVY; encoded by the coding sequence ATGATAGAAAAAGAGCATAAAGGTCTTAATAAAAGAAGAAAGTCAATTCTTAAAATAGGAATGGCCACGGTGATCATCACCTGCGTTATTGGAACAGCCAGTTCTTTTGTTTTTGCAAAAGAGGTCAAGGTAACAGTTGATGATACCGAACGCGTCCTCAGCGGTGGAATGTTTCAGAATGTTGGCCAGGTCCTGGAAGATAATGGCATTGAACTGGGGGATGACTATTCCGTCAATGTGGACACCAACTCGGTATTATTTACTGTCGATAACATTGAAGTAAAAAGCAAAGCCACTGGCGAACTGTCTTTTGATGATAAAACCATCGTGTATCAGACTGAAGCTGAAACAGTGGGCGATTTGCTAAAAGAGTATAACGTTGAACTAAAAGACCTCGACCGGGTGGAGCCAGGTAAGGCGACACCACTAGAAGATGTCAATGAAATTAAAGTCATCCGGGTTCAGGTTGCGGAACTTCCAACCCGACAGGTAATTACCTATACAACCCAGAATAAGGATAATCCTGAAATGGAAGTTGGCAAGACCAAAGTCGTGCAAGTTGGTGTTAATGGAGAATCCAGTCAGGTTGAACGGGTACTTTACGAAAATGGAGTGGAAGTCAAACGCGAAATTATTTTTGATGAAATCGCGACAGCGCCAATTCCCGAAATCGTTGAGGTGGGTACCAAAGCAGTTGTTGCCACACCAGTCCCAGTAGTAGCGACTCCGGCGGTGATACAAACCCCAGCAGCGGTGCAAGCACCGGTGGTTGAAACACCAGTGGTACAAGCCCCAGTGGTTCAAACCCCGGCTCAGACCCCGACAACAGCGGCCAATACCATCCCAGAAGGAGCGGTCAAGATGACCATTCAGTGTACCGCCTATACGGCAACGGGAAATGCAACGGCGTCCGGTGTGATGCCAACAGCTAATCATACAGTAGCGTCTTGGAGTGGCCTGCCATTTGGGACCAAGATTTATATCCCGGCGATGGGTACCACTTACACAGTTGAAGATCGTGGCGGTGCCGTAACTGAGGGAATTGTTGATATCTATATGAATACCTATGAAGAGTGTATCCAGTTTGGCCGACAGAATCTGGAAGCTTATATTGTTTACTAG
- a CDS encoding tRNA1(Val) (adenine(37)-N6)-methyltransferase, which produces MDNFFKKGERIEDLGLKELKIIQNPDFFCFGMDAVLLSWFVARRTRGALHMIDLGTGTGIIPLLLYGKTTAASITGLEIQAPLVEMARRSMALNGLSSQIKIIEGDIKDPGSEILPNYYDVVVSNPPYMRAKAGLKNNCETKTVSRHEVLCNIEDILIFSKRMLKDRGRLFLVHRPERLGDIISLMRTYKIEVKHLQFVYPSIKKEANLVLIEARKSGNPGLKTDAPLIVYNEDGQYTREIYDIYGMTPPE; this is translated from the coding sequence GTGGATAACTTTTTTAAAAAAGGGGAGCGAATCGAGGATTTGGGGCTTAAGGAACTGAAGATCATTCAAAATCCAGATTTTTTTTGTTTTGGAATGGATGCAGTTTTGTTATCTTGGTTCGTCGCCAGACGAACCAGGGGCGCCCTTCATATGATCGATTTGGGGACAGGGACAGGAATTATTCCCTTATTACTCTATGGAAAAACAACAGCCGCTTCTATTACCGGGTTGGAAATACAAGCGCCGTTGGTAGAAATGGCCAGAAGAAGTATGGCCTTGAATGGTTTGTCTTCTCAAATCAAGATCATTGAAGGAGATATCAAAGATCCCGGTAGTGAGATTCTGCCAAATTATTACGATGTGGTGGTCAGCAATCCACCATATATGCGGGCAAAGGCTGGACTAAAGAACAATTGTGAAACAAAAACGGTATCTCGCCACGAAGTACTCTGCAATATCGAAGATATTCTTATTTTCAGTAAGCGAATGCTCAAAGATCGGGGACGATTATTTCTGGTGCACCGACCGGAACGTCTTGGCGATATCATTTCATTGATGCGAACCTATAAAATCGAGGTCAAACATTTGCAGTTTGTTTATCCATCGATCAAAAAAGAAGCCAATCTAGTCTTGATCGAAGCTCGTAAAAGTGGTAACCCCGGATTAAAAACAGATGCCCCACTGATTGTTTATAATGAGGATGGCCAGTATACCCGGGAAATTTATGACATTTACGGGATGACACCTCCGGAATAG
- a CDS encoding CheR family methyltransferase: protein MAFTYFFRDLQTLELICDHVIPDLLLKPAIEIWDAGCAMGPEPYTLAMLLRDRMDSRHFKNVMIQATDIDGSDLFDKIIFEAEYPREQVQRIPTEIFEKYFIKLENKDYYRLTDEIRETVTFQKHDLLTLNSIGREFGLILCKNVLLHFNEPERIDVIGMFYDSLMAGGYLAMEQTQKLPAEFKKLFEPVVSNAQIYRKK, encoded by the coding sequence ATGGCATTTACTTACTTTTTTAGAGATTTACAAACCCTGGAGTTAATCTGCGACCACGTGATTCCAGACCTGCTTTTAAAACCAGCGATTGAGATCTGGGATGCCGGTTGTGCAATGGGACCGGAACCCTATACACTGGCGATGCTGCTGCGCGATCGGATGGATTCCAGGCATTTTAAAAATGTGATGATCCAGGCAACCGATATTGATGGGAGTGATCTTTTTGATAAAATTATTTTTGAAGCCGAGTATCCCCGAGAACAGGTTCAGCGAATTCCGACAGAAATTTTTGAGAAATACTTTATCAAGCTTGAGAACAAAGATTATTATCGCTTGACAGATGAGATTCGGGAAACCGTGACCTTTCAGAAGCATGATCTGCTGACGCTGAACAGTATTGGCAGGGAGTTTGGTTTGATCTTATGTAAAAATGTCCTGCTCCATTTTAATGAACCAGAACGGATCGACGTGATCGGCATGTTTTATGACTCACTGATGGCGGGCGGATACCTGGCCATGGAACAAACCCAGAAACTGCCAGCCGAATTTAAAAAATTATTTGAGCCGGTGGTGTCCAATGCCCAGATATATCGAAAAAAATGA
- a CDS encoding ATP-binding protein, translating into MKTYNEAFALLLEKQNAYQFKQRKKKEALYHRIPELSALDDEINRLGVALTRATIANDLDKTETIRQQMSELEDRKKALASEKAALLTHSYYCSICQDTGILPGGICSCLNQCLAEISFSSYDLKTRAQRETFDSFNPDYYSDQPIGSGSASHRSNALSIKQNMLKYCQNFENIEDQLLFTGPPGVGKTFMSNCIVNKLTEKGYGIVYVTAAHLVASIQDQLFREKKTSTEIYEPLLLCDLLIIDDLGAEFSSEYSQKQLYEVIDSRLNAEKKMIISSNLTVLKIKTLYDERLSSRISGYFKTIPFLGEDIRILKARRGRP; encoded by the coding sequence ATGAAGACCTATAACGAAGCCTTTGCCTTATTGCTTGAAAAACAAAATGCCTATCAATTTAAACAACGCAAAAAAAAGGAAGCCCTTTATCATCGGATTCCTGAACTTTCTGCCCTTGATGACGAAATCAACCGCCTGGGCGTTGCCCTGACCCGGGCAACTATCGCCAATGACCTGGATAAAACCGAAACCATCCGCCAGCAAATGAGCGAGCTCGAGGATCGAAAAAAAGCCCTCGCCAGCGAAAAGGCCGCCCTACTGACCCACTCCTATTATTGTTCAATTTGTCAGGACACTGGTATTCTGCCCGGGGGCATCTGTTCTTGTTTAAACCAGTGTCTGGCTGAAATCAGTTTTTCCAGTTACGATTTAAAAACCCGGGCGCAGCGGGAAACCTTTGATTCTTTTAATCCTGACTACTATTCGGATCAGCCAATTGGTTCGGGCTCGGCCAGCCATCGCTCCAATGCCCTCAGCATTAAACAGAATATGCTCAAATACTGTCAGAATTTTGAAAATATCGAAGATCAGCTCCTCTTTACCGGTCCGCCGGGGGTTGGCAAAACCTTCATGTCCAATTGTATCGTCAATAAATTGACCGAAAAAGGCTATGGGATTGTTTATGTCACTGCTGCCCACCTGGTTGCCAGCATTCAGGATCAGCTTTTCCGTGAAAAGAAAACCTCCACCGAAATCTATGAACCGCTGCTGCTCTGCGATCTACTGATTATCGATGACCTGGGGGCTGAATTTTCTTCGGAATACAGCCAGAAGCAGCTCTATGAGGTGATTGACAGCCGGCTTAACGCTGAAAAGAAGATGATTATTTCCAGTAATCTGACGGTTCTGAAAATTAAAACCCTTTATGATGAGCGGTTGTCCTCCCGGATCTCCGGTTATTTTAAAACGATCCCCTTTCTCGGGGAAGACATCCGCATTCTCAAGGCCCGACGGGGCCGTCCATAA
- a CDS encoding DnaD domain protein: protein MNRFELVSSHDDLGVTPIENIFINHYMPMARGDYVKVYLYGLKRCFNQGLTPISNEDIAKDLNLLETDVKKAWDYWASEKIIAIEYTGTRDALVRFFNITGTILYKNEDIPETTVPKNVQSSNTMEDRIQRMYTTIQDMYESRILTKKETFLFQRWLNEYNFTPEAVILIVEYSINMINKKDRTFTPAQVVSYLETVAKGFHTAQVRDHIEAEAYIKDSAHKRTAYYQIFKYLGIQRNPMVSERQMMDTWFKDYGFSMEIIVQALSRTNKPNMKYIDGILKNWHEQGFTTLEDIKNDKPKPKFDQKETLEPMSDSRKQAYLDMEVDYAEDLWPELEINDEDL from the coding sequence ATGAATCGTTTTGAATTAGTTTCCAGCCATGATGATCTGGGTGTGACACCCATTGAGAATATTTTTATCAACCATTACATGCCCATGGCTCGGGGGGACTATGTAAAAGTCTATCTTTACGGTTTAAAGCGATGCTTTAATCAAGGCTTGACCCCCATCAGCAATGAAGATATCGCTAAAGACCTGAACTTATTGGAGACCGATGTGAAGAAAGCCTGGGATTATTGGGCCTCCGAAAAAATCATCGCCATCGAATATACCGGCACCCGGGATGCGCTGGTTCGTTTTTTTAATATCACTGGAACCATTCTCTATAAAAATGAGGATATCCCAGAAACCACCGTTCCTAAAAATGTTCAGTCTTCCAACACCATGGAAGACCGGATTCAAAGAATGTATACCACCATTCAGGATATGTACGAAAGCCGGATTCTCACAAAAAAAGAGACCTTTCTTTTCCAGCGTTGGTTGAATGAATACAACTTTACCCCAGAAGCAGTGATTCTGATTGTGGAATATTCCATTAACATGATCAATAAAAAGGATCGCACCTTTACTCCAGCTCAGGTGGTCTCTTATCTGGAAACGGTCGCCAAAGGCTTTCATACTGCCCAGGTTCGGGATCACATTGAGGCTGAAGCCTATATTAAAGACTCCGCTCATAAACGGACGGCCTATTATCAGATCTTTAAATACCTTGGAATTCAACGAAACCCCATGGTTTCGGAGCGGCAGATGATGGATACCTGGTTTAAAGACTATGGGTTTTCTATGGAGATCATCGTTCAGGCACTGTCCCGGACCAACAAACCCAATATGAAATATATTGATGGAATTCTTAAAAACTGGCATGAACAGGGCTTTACTACCCTGGAAGATATTAAAAATGACAAACCTAAACCAAAATTTGATCAAAAAGAAACCCTTGAACCGATGAGTGATTCCCGTAAACAGGCTTACCTGGATATGGAAGTTGATTATGCCGAAGATTTATGGCCGGAATTGGAGATAAACGATGAAGACCTATAA